The following are from one region of the bacterium genome:
- a CDS encoding YggT family protein — protein sequence MFILSNFINATAKILDIILTFYYWVIIARAILSWVNPDPYNPIVQFLYRITEPVLRPIRRNLPILNTGIDISPLIVFLIIYFIKSFLVQSLIDLALKLKH from the coding sequence ATGTTTATACTTAGCAATTTTATTAACGCAACAGCTAAAATTCTCGATATTATTTTGACTTTTTATTACTGGGTCATTATCGCGCGCGCGATACTTTCATGGGTAAATCCTGATCCGTATAACCCGATTGTGCAATTTTTATACAGGATTACGGAACCCGTGTTGAGGCCAATAAGAAGAAATCTTCCCATTTTGAATACAGGGATAGATATTTCGCCTTTAATTGTATTTTTGATAATTTATTTTATCAAATCTTTTTTAGTTCAATCTTTAATTGATTTGGCCCTTAAATTAAAACATTAA